A portion of the Macaca mulatta isolate MMU2019108-1 chromosome 4, T2T-MMU8v2.0, whole genome shotgun sequence genome contains these proteins:
- the LOC106997991 gene encoding uncharacterized protein LOC106997991: protein FEANTRLGPVTDRPLLAEAVQALPLAVAAARQHLSTLLFSPPPLAGPGSAGCGREDAGPGAVSPSAVRRAAKRPEGGERHTKNAVGGGGERGRQIRDGNSSSRPLVPPPPGLGPRPRRQCGRAPECGAPALPRPQLDRHPARPAPSRDRGAPLVPAAGEGSLPRPRSPATCKPGKVCGASAGRRDAARPTRPRSPRVTFSTRRQPGPQRGRRGLRGGPESVRGLPHLGLREH from the coding sequence TTTGAGGCGAATACGAGGCTGGGGCCGGTTACCGACCGGCCGCTTCTTGCCGAGGCAGTCCAGGCTTTACCCCTGGCGGTGGCCGCTGCGAGACAGCATCTGTCAACGCTCCtcttttcccctcctcctctgGCCGGGCCGGGCTCCGCCGGCTGCGGCCGAGAGGACGCGGGACCCGGCGCGGTGAGCCCATCAGCTGTCAGGCGAGCGGCGAAGCGGCCGGAGGGCGGCGAGAGACACACAAAGAACGCGGTGGGCGGCGGCGGCGAAAGGGGGCGGCAAATTCGGGACGGCAACTCCTCCTCGCGCCCGCTGGTGCCACCGCCGCCCGGGCTTGGTCCGAGGCCGCGCAGACAATGCGGCCGGGCCCCAGAGTGCGGGGCGCCTGCGCTCCCCAGACCCCAACTTGACCGTCACCCTGCTCGCCCAGCCCCCTCCCGGGATAGGGGCGCCCCCCTCGTTCCGGCAGCCGGCGAAGGAAGTCTGCCGCGGCCGCGTAGCCCGGCAACTTGCAAGCCGGGAAAAGTTTGCGGCGCCTCCGCGGGGCGGCGCGACGCGGCCCGCCCCACGCGTCCGCGGTCACCGAGGGTGACTTTCTCGACTCGTCGTCAGCCGGGGCCGCAGCGCGGCCGGCGAGGACTGCGGGGAGGGCCGGAGTCGGTCCGAGGGCTCCCGCACCTGGGGCTGCGG